A genomic segment from Aegilops tauschii subsp. strangulata cultivar AL8/78 chromosome 1, Aet v6.0, whole genome shotgun sequence encodes:
- the LOC109750480 gene encoding probable leucine-rich repeat receptor-like protein kinase At5g63930: protein MSSWQENTSPCNWTGIMCTVVHICRRMPWVVTNISLPGAGIRGQLGELNFSALPFLAYIDLSNNSLHGPIPANISSLSLLSYLNLYLNYIKGQIPCNKLSGFRPQEFGDLINLVQLVLSYNSFSGPLPANICSGGRLQYLIVTSNILNGSIPRSLKTCTSLVQLQLQENQLTGDISQHLGVYPQLIKMILASNRFFGQIPPNLGASTKLTVLHLAQNMITSSILTILSKLSNLVELKLDYNYLSGEVPPEICSLANLYKLTLSSNQLSGSIPTLIGNLSNLGYLDISGNRLSGLIPEELGGCTKLQSLKINNNSFSGSLPGAIGNLAGLQIMLDVSNNNLSGVLPQQLGKLQMLEFLNLSHNQFNGSIPSSFASMVSISTLDVSYNDLEGPVPTTRLLQNASASCFLPNKGLCGSISGLPPCYSIPVAAHQKGKILGLLLPIVLVVGFGVVDVTVVIIILTHKRRKPQESVTAEARDLFSIWNFDGRLAFDDIVRAIEDFDDKYIIGTGGYGKVYKAQLQDGQLVAVKKLHQTEEGLDDERRFHSEMEILSHIRQRSIVKMYGFCSHPVYKFLVYEYIKQGSLHGTLENDELAKELDWQKRITLATDVAQAISYLHHECSPPIIHRDVTSNNILLDTSFKAFVSDFGTARVLKPDSSNWSALAGTYGYIAPELSYTSVATEKCDVYSFGVVVLELMMGKHPRDLLEGSLSNSEQSMMVKDILDQRPTTPITTEENSLALLIKLVLSCLESSPQARPTMQEAYQTLIQQPHSSSRSVPFSTLILHQGMHVDIRSES from the exons ATGAGCTCTTGGCAGGAAAACACCAGCCCCTGCAACTGGACGGGCATCATGTGCACGGTTGTTCACATTTGCCGCCGCATGCCCTGGGTGGTGACCAACATCTCGCTGCCGGGTGCTGGCATCCGTGGCCAGCTTGGTGAGCTCAACTTCTCTGCTCTTCCATTCCTCGCATATATTGACCTCAGCAACAACAGTCtccatggtccaataccagctaATATCAGCTCTCTATCATTACTTTCTTATCTTAACCTATACTTGAACTATATCAAAGGACAAATTCCATGCAACAAATTGTCAGGTTTTCGTCCTCAAGAATTCGGAGATCTCATAAACCTTGTTCAACTTGTGCTCTCGTACAACTCATTTTCAGGACCTTTACCCGCAAATATATGTTCAGGTGGCAGACTTCAATATCTCATTGTCACTTCCAATATCCTCAATGGCTCCATTCCAAGGAGTTTAAAGACATGTACGAGTTTGGTtcagcttcagcttcaggagaACCAACTAACAGGAGATATATCTCAGCATTTGGGTGTGTATCCACAACTCATAAAGATGATCTTGGCATCAAATAGATTCTTTGGGCAGATCCCACCAAATCTAGGTGCATCTACCAAACTAACGGTACTACATCTAGCACAAAATATGATTACAAGTTCCATACTTACAATCCTTTCCAAATTGTCAAACCTAGTAGAACTAAAACTCGATTATAACTATCTCAGCGGTGAGGTGCCACCAGAAATCTGCAGTTTAGCAAATCTATATAAACTGACCCTATCATCGAACCAATTATCTGGATCCATACCTACACTGATAGGAAATCTGAGCAATTTAGGATACCTTGATATATCTGGGAACAGACTGAGTGGATTGATACCTGAGGAACTAGGGGGCTGCACAAAACTGCAATCCTTGAAGATCAACAACAACAGCTTCAGTGGAAGTTTGCCCGGTGCCATTGGAAATTTAGCAGGCTTGCAGATCATGTTAGATGTGAGCAACAATAACCTCAGTGGTGTGTTGCCGCAACAACTTGGCAAGTTGCAGATGCTAGAATTTCTGAATTTATCACATAATCAGTTCAATGGCAGCATTCCATCCTCCTTTGCAAGTATGGTGAGCATTTCAACACTCGATGTGTCCTACAATGACTTGGAAGGACCAGTCCCAACAACACGCCTACTCCAAAATGCTTCAGCAAGTTGCTTTCTTCCTAATAAAGGTCTGTGTGGTAGCATCTCTGGCCTGCCACCTTGTTATTCAATCCCAGTAGCTGCTCACCAAAAAGGAAAGATACTTGGTTTGCTTTTGCCAATTGTTCTTGTGGTTGGTTTCGGAGTTGTTGATGTGACTGTTGTCATAATAATACTTACTCATAAGAGGAGAAAACCACAAGAAAGTGTCACTGCTGAAGCAAGGGACCTATTCTCTATTTGGAATTTCGACGGAAGATTAGCATTTGACGATATTGTAAGGGCAATAGAAGACTTCGATGATAAGTACATCATTGGAACAGGAGGATACGGCAAAGTCTACAAGGCACAACTCCAAGACGGGCAGCTGGTTGCTGTGAAGAAGCTTCATCAGACCGAAGAAGGGTTGGATGATGAAAGAAGATTTCACAGTGAAATGGAAATTTTATCACACATCCGTCAACGAAGCATTGTCAAAATGTATGGATTCTGCTCCCATCCAGTGTATAAATTTCTCGTCTACGAGTACATTAAGCAGGGAAGCCTCCACGGGACATTGGAAAATGACGAGCTAGCAAAGGAATTAGATTGGCAGAAGAGAATTACTCTTGCAACTGATGTGGCTCAGGCAATATCTTATTTGCACCACGAATGCAGTCCACCTATAATCCATCGAGATGTCACGAGCAACAACATTTTACTTGATACATCCTTCAAGGCTTTTGTCTCGGATTTTGGCACAGCAAGGGTTCTTAAGCCTGATTCGTCAAACTGGAGTGCACTAGCAGGAACGTATGGCTACATAGCTCCTG AACTGTCATACACATCTGTTGCAACAGAGAAATGTGATGTCTATAGCTTTGGGGTAGTTGTGTTAGAGCTAATGATGGGCAAGCATCCAAGGGATCTATTAGAGGGTAGTCTTTCTAACAGCGAACAATCCATGATGGTGAAAGATATTCTGGACCAACGGCCGACAACACCAATAACAACAGAAGAGAATAGCTTAGCTCTGCTCATCAAGCTGGTCTTATCTTGTTTGGAATCTTCTCCCCAAGCAAGGCCAACCATGCAGGAGGCATACCAAACACTCATCCAGCAACCACATTCTAGTTCTCGTTCCGTGCCTTTCAGCACGCTTATATTACATCAAGGGATGCATGTTGACATAAGGTCTGAATCCTAG